A section of the Cylindrospermum stagnale PCC 7417 genome encodes:
- a CDS encoding DNA cytosine methyltransferase — translation MNSTATNKKIAVSLFSGVGGFDLGFKAAGFEIAIAIDNNPIALATYQHNFPHATVLCKDIREVTGEEIRACIQAKYINWDGEIHAVFGGPPCQGFSVAGLQNVEDERNSLVGEFVRLVLELNPLAAIMENVPGIENQKFGCITANLQAVLEEHYFLSKWNLNASDYGVPQARKRVFFVASRFGEIIPPKHQPQHTVRDAIADLSPVPLLPKQNTQEWHPDWVKGEYAKYLEKIFPNLSIVTNIETGFAATTHTPEVIQQFINTPPGAREAKSKSKKLQWDGFCVTLRAGSGNRTALRPLHPEQPRVISVREAARLHSYPDWFNFSEAILHAQREIGNSVPPLLAYAVGMQVKEHLECNITYQIKCQNWQNCLFLPISCNFKNIFVFLNEILSLSGLSKISKERSPPRLAKKKQNLVTCL, via the coding sequence ATGAACTCAACAGCAACGAACAAAAAAATAGCTGTTAGCCTATTCTCCGGGGTGGGTGGATTTGATTTGGGATTTAAAGCAGCAGGATTTGAAATAGCGATCGCCATTGATAACAATCCCATCGCCCTAGCAACATACCAACATAATTTCCCCCACGCCACAGTTTTGTGCAAAGACATTCGGGAGGTGACGGGGGAAGAAATACGCGCCTGTATTCAGGCGAAGTACATAAATTGGGACGGGGAGATTCATGCCGTTTTTGGTGGGCCACCATGCCAAGGATTTAGCGTTGCCGGACTGCAAAATGTTGAAGATGAGAGAAACTCGTTGGTAGGGGAGTTTGTTCGGCTGGTGTTGGAACTCAATCCTCTTGCAGCAATCATGGAGAATGTGCCGGGGATTGAAAATCAAAAGTTTGGCTGCATTACTGCTAACCTCCAAGCAGTGCTAGAAGAACATTATTTTCTCTCAAAGTGGAACCTGAACGCTTCAGATTACGGGGTTCCGCAAGCTAGAAAAAGGGTGTTTTTTGTTGCATCTAGGTTTGGAGAAATTATACCGCCAAAGCATCAACCTCAACATACAGTTAGAGATGCGATCGCGGACTTGTCGCCAGTCCCCCTACTCCCCAAGCAAAACACTCAAGAATGGCATCCAGATTGGGTGAAGGGAGAATATGCTAAGTATCTTGAAAAAATATTCCCAAATCTTAGTATAGTAACTAACATTGAGACGGGATTCGCAGCGACAACACATACACCAGAAGTAATTCAGCAATTCATCAACACTCCCCCAGGTGCAAGGGAAGCTAAATCCAAGTCAAAAAAGCTGCAATGGGATGGATTCTGCGTGACGTTAAGAGCGGGGAGTGGCAACCGCACCGCATTACGTCCCCTCCATCCAGAACAGCCACGGGTTATATCTGTAAGAGAAGCTGCTCGCTTGCACAGCTACCCCGATTGGTTTAATTTCAGCGAGGCAATACTCCACGCCCAAAGAGAAATCGGAAATTCGGTACCCCCATTGCTTGCATATGCTGTGGGAATGCAAGTTAAAGAACATCTAGAATGCAATATCACTTATCAGATTAAGTGCCAAAATTGGCAAAACTGCCTATTTTTACCAATTTCTTGCAATTTTAAGAATATATTCGTTTTTCTCAATGAAATACTGTCTTTAAGCGGGTTAAGCAAAATCAGCAAAGAGCGATCGCCTCCACGTCTGGCTAAAAAAAAGCAAAATTTGGTTACTTGCCTTTAG
- a CDS encoding GIY-YIG nuclease family protein, producing the protein MELSGKIPSIPCCYLIELSRPLGNEKHQARYYLGSCANLKKRFQQHLQGSGSAFTRAAIERGIEFKIVYVWKTSSKQEARQLEIQLKRYKNHARLLRRVQNAKTNSTKTR; encoded by the coding sequence ATGGAATTGTCAGGAAAAATCCCCTCAATTCCTTGCTGTTACCTGATTGAGCTATCTCGTCCGCTTGGTAACGAGAAACATCAAGCTCGTTATTACTTAGGTTCGTGCGCGAACCTCAAGAAAAGATTTCAGCAGCATCTACAAGGGTCTGGATCAGCATTTACTCGTGCTGCGATAGAACGCGGCATCGAATTCAAAATTGTCTATGTGTGGAAGACCTCAAGTAAACAAGAAGCCCGTCAGCTTGAAATTCAACTTAAGCGATATAAGAACCACGCACGATTATTAAGGAGAGTACAAAATGCCAAAACGAATTCGACAAAAACTAGGTAG
- a CDS encoding ImmA/IrrE family metallo-endopeptidase: MPGKAKFRRGFKKEASAYAREFRAELGLKPHAPLCPWQLAEHLAIPIVPLSEFQNEISEEVRYFTEKDIKSFSAITVFYGMQRIIVHNDAHSRLRQASNVSHEISHGILQHQPDEVFNECGCRNFNQEYEDEANWLGPALLISEEAALHIVQTGMTIDEAVEYYRASKEVINMRINVTGARKRILSR, encoded by the coding sequence ATGCCAGGTAAGGCGAAGTTCCGTCGTGGCTTTAAGAAGGAGGCAAGTGCTTATGCCAGGGAGTTTCGAGCAGAGCTTGGTCTAAAACCACACGCTCCCTTATGCCCTTGGCAGCTTGCTGAACATTTAGCAATTCCTATTGTTCCACTGTCGGAATTTCAAAATGAAATTTCTGAAGAGGTTCGCTATTTTACAGAAAAAGACATAAAAAGTTTTTCTGCGATAACAGTGTTTTATGGTATGCAAAGAATAATTGTTCACAATGACGCTCACAGCCGTCTACGTCAGGCTTCTAATGTTTCTCACGAAATAAGTCATGGTATCCTTCAACACCAGCCAGATGAAGTTTTTAACGAATGCGGATGCCGGAATTTTAACCAAGAATATGAAGATGAAGCAAACTGGTTAGGTCCGGCACTTTTAATTTCAGAAGAAGCTGCCCTCCATATCGTTCAAACTGGAATGACAATAGATGAGGCTGTTGAATATTACCGCGCTAGCAAGGAAGTTATCAATATGCGTATTAATGTTACTGGAGCGCGAAAACGAATTTTATCTCGTTAG
- a CDS encoding helix-turn-helix domain-containing protein — protein MAKGQFDVEAFYAALDSQRLSKRMTWKQVAEKSGVSASTLTRIAQGRRPDVDSMAALLTWSGLNADSFIKREQDTLTESEPLAKITAYLRADPHLTPEAASAMEAVIKAAYEKLRKDQ, from the coding sequence ATGGCAAAAGGACAGTTTGATGTTGAAGCTTTTTATGCAGCATTAGACAGCCAACGGCTGTCTAAGCGTATGACATGGAAACAAGTTGCCGAAAAATCTGGTGTTAGTGCGTCTACCTTGACTCGGATCGCGCAAGGTAGACGACCAGATGTAGACAGTATGGCGGCTTTGTTAACATGGTCTGGGCTGAACGCAGACTCCTTCATCAAGCGCGAACAGGATACTCTAACCGAATCCGAACCACTCGCTAAAATTACGGCGTATTTGCGTGCAGATCCCCATTTAACGCCAGAAGCTGCATCTGCAATGGAAGCTGTCATCAAAGCTGCTTACGAGAAACTTCGCAAGGATCAATGA